The proteins below come from a single Lactobacillus johnsonii genomic window:
- a CDS encoding ZmpA/ZmpB/ZmpC family metallo-endopeptidase: protein MQKHSQYRYALRKLSVGLTSVAVGLAFMAATTTTVHADSEPQVQTTENQTSENKNEITVIENTNDNLAKVETINSQDNSQDDKTSQTTTETKTDSDVDTTNVNQDLKNDQNNVDNEANTLKQDINNKENNISDATISDQQPVQTEKKVDADLVKSVTDSLKQVKYDAFDGDPKQVLRNWNHIQLTSSSLVDSFNEVYNQLPTLVPQLLEHTDNIDTANQRVSDNAGAIMVGMSYINRWYNVSYGDKQLLPVMMFDPKAFGSNLDSIDWLSKIGDWSTDELAPSNTVTAFNNKLAPLLNTQSDLVTFLGDWRKKWTPDLSDEEWFRSNTGVHIVEIPSKEAPDLNLNIYHRLSTNKDLQEYILPLLNVKNDDMYVVSALGMMIFGSYEPYIDVKYHKDPVVYQEKVQAVHKELTRLSTAWRDHFDFWYRMVNEAGKKRLSNANIQIWDSYNAIDSSKKGGRRWLNKRDTDIPAVAEFFGPLGKMYEAAGLSADAVGNAVRYYVAQVVNNFGGIGILSHEMTHNFDNSIYLDGFQHRPGTGVETYATGLLESPWNRTFANYGLNTALTFYADNNRTTNKSPSRFQTRKDLQDYMHGVFDVTYLLDYAEAQAMVGKSAKDKQLMYSQISYDPAKKADVVSGPISTEIADKLMTIDDFIDNNIIASRGYQAGSYGTNSYQTISMYAPDYAAVQSSTSVSGGITFKKTAFELLAAKGWSDGFISYITNKYAKDAKNDKKSLSDTYALAKIFNGEYDNDYAIFKKAMFKERIDKRQDFKPITITLDKKSIQLNSWDDLQNLMQTTVDQELAVRAQGKKSSLINDLKAAILTAELKQTDDFRSSIFANAEQSKHGEILDEGTKLELPTYDLDLLKKGETVGEGTQRELPAYDLDSLKKGEAVGEGTKLELPSYDLDSLKKSESVGEGTKLELPTYDSDLLKKGETVGEGTQLELPAHDLDSLKKSETVGDGTQVELPTYDSDSLKKGEAVGEGTQVELPSYDLDSLKKGEIVVEGTQVELPAYDLDLLKKGESVGKGAQVELPAYDLDSLKKGEAVGEGTQVELPAYDLDSPKKGESVDKGAQIELPAYDLDSLKKGEAVGEGTQVELPTYDLDFFKKGETVSESTKLELPAYDLDSLKKGESVGEGTQLELPAYDLDLLKKGEAVGEGTQVELPTYDLNSLKMGESVGDGTKLELPAHDLDSLKKNKTVSEDSDSNFYINDSKKSPESTIEKLPVQNNNSVIKLDALENKQNHQPKTNDISATLSASKLEIPEKNLEISMNNKFTEISNHKNISSGINNKMNNGYVASNSRNNASLPQAGSKNNSTILVLAGISSLFTALGLSIFKKKTK, encoded by the coding sequence ATGCAAAAACATTCTCAATATCGATATGCTTTGCGTAAGCTTAGTGTTGGATTAACTTCTGTTGCTGTAGGATTAGCGTTTATGGCTGCTACAACAACGACTGTTCATGCTGATAGTGAACCACAAGTTCAAACGACTGAAAATCAGACCTCAGAAAATAAAAATGAAATTACTGTTATAGAAAATACAAATGATAACCTTGCAAAGGTAGAAACTATAAATTCGCAAGACAATTCTCAGGATGACAAAACAAGTCAGACAACTACAGAGACTAAAACAGATTCAGATGTCGATACTACAAACGTCAACCAAGACTTAAAAAATGATCAAAATAATGTAGATAATGAAGCGAATACTTTAAAACAAGATATCAACAATAAAGAAAATAACATCTCTGATGCTACTATTAGTGATCAGCAACCAGTCCAAACAGAAAAGAAAGTTGATGCTGATCTTGTTAAATCTGTTACAGATAGCTTAAAACAAGTTAAGTATGATGCCTTTGATGGGGATCCAAAACAAGTTCTTAGAAACTGGAATCATATTCAACTAACTAGTAGTAGTTTAGTGGATAGCTTTAATGAAGTATATAATCAATTGCCTACTTTAGTACCGCAACTTCTTGAACACACCGATAATATAGATACTGCTAATCAAAGGGTTAGCGATAATGCAGGTGCTATTATGGTGGGGATGTCTTACATTAATCGTTGGTATAACGTTTCATATGGAGACAAGCAACTCTTACCAGTAATGATGTTTGATCCAAAGGCTTTTGGCTCTAATTTGGATTCAATCGATTGGTTGTCTAAGATTGGAGACTGGTCAACTGATGAACTGGCTCCTTCAAATACTGTGACTGCTTTTAATAATAAATTAGCACCATTATTAAATACTCAGTCAGACTTAGTTACTTTCTTAGGAGATTGGCGTAAAAAGTGGACTCCAGATCTATCTGATGAAGAGTGGTTTAGATCAAATACTGGCGTTCATATTGTTGAAATTCCATCAAAAGAAGCTCCCGATTTAAATCTCAATATTTATCATCGCTTATCTACAAATAAAGATCTGCAAGAATATATCTTACCGCTTTTAAATGTTAAAAACGATGATATGTATGTTGTATCTGCTTTGGGGATGATGATATTTGGATCATATGAACCATATATTGATGTGAAATACCATAAGGATCCGGTGGTATATCAAGAAAAAGTTCAAGCAGTACATAAAGAACTTACCCGACTTTCTACTGCATGGAGAGATCATTTTGATTTTTGGTATCGGATGGTTAATGAAGCGGGAAAGAAGCGCTTAAGCAACGCAAATATTCAGATCTGGGATAGTTATAATGCGATCGATTCCAGCAAAAAAGGTGGTCGGAGATGGCTAAATAAACGTGATACCGATATTCCTGCAGTTGCAGAATTTTTCGGCCCTTTAGGTAAGATGTATGAGGCGGCTGGACTTTCGGCAGATGCTGTTGGTAATGCAGTACGCTATTATGTGGCACAAGTAGTAAATAATTTTGGTGGTATAGGAATTCTGTCACACGAAATGACGCATAATTTCGATAATAGTATTTACTTAGATGGATTTCAGCATCGTCCGGGTACGGGAGTAGAAACATACGCTACAGGACTACTTGAATCACCATGGAACCGAACATTTGCAAATTATGGCTTGAATACTGCATTAACTTTTTATGCTGATAATAATCGAACCACGAATAAAAGCCCATCACGTTTTCAAACTAGAAAAGACTTGCAAGATTATATGCATGGGGTTTTTGATGTAACTTATTTACTTGACTATGCTGAAGCTCAAGCAATGGTAGGTAAATCGGCTAAAGATAAGCAATTGATGTACTCTCAAATTAGTTATGATCCTGCTAAAAAGGCCGATGTAGTATCTGGCCCAATCAGTACTGAAATTGCTGATAAGTTAATGACAATTGATGATTTCATTGACAACAATATTATTGCTAGTCGTGGTTATCAAGCAGGAAGTTATGGCACTAATAGTTATCAAACGATTTCTATGTATGCACCAGATTACGCGGCAGTTCAGAGCTCAACCTCTGTTTCAGGTGGGATTACTTTTAAAAAGACTGCTTTTGAATTACTAGCTGCTAAGGGTTGGTCCGATGGTTTTATTTCTTATATTACGAATAAGTATGCTAAGGATGCAAAAAATGATAAGAAATCGCTGAGTGACACATACGCATTAGCGAAGATCTTTAATGGTGAATATGATAATGATTACGCAATCTTCAAAAAAGCAATGTTCAAGGAGCGTATTGATAAACGCCAAGACTTTAAACCAATTACTATTACGTTGGATAAAAAGAGTATTCAGTTGAATAGTTGGGATGATTTGCAGAATTTAATGCAGACTACTGTTGATCAAGAATTAGCAGTTAGAGCTCAGGGGAAAAAATCAAGTTTGATTAATGACTTAAAAGCTGCCATATTAACAGCAGAACTCAAGCAGACTGATGATTTTAGAAGTTCAATTTTTGCAAATGCTGAACAAAGTAAGCATGGTGAAATTTTGGATGAAGGGACTAAGTTGGAATTGCCAACCTATGATTTAGATTTACTCAAGAAGGGTGAAACAGTAGGCGAGGGTACTCAACGAGAATTGCCAGCTTATGACTTAGACTCACTTAAAAAGGGTGAAGCAGTAGGCGAAGGCACTAAATTAGAACTACCATCCTATGATTTAGATTCACTTAAGAAGAGTGAATCAGTAGGCGAAGGCACTAAGTTGGAATTGCCAACCTATGATTCAGATTTACTTAAGAAAGGTGAAACAGTAGGCGAAGGTACCCAGCTAGAATTACCAGCTCATGATTTAGACTCACTTAAGAAGAGTGAAACAGTAGGCGACGGCACACAGGTAGAGTTGCCAACCTATGATTCAGATTCACTTAAGAAAGGTGAAGCAGTAGGCGAAGGAACTCAAGTAGAATTACCATCCTATGATTTGGATTCACTTAAGAAAGGTGAAATAGTAGTAGAAGGAACTCAAGTAGAATTACCAGCTTATGATTTAGATTTACTTAAGAAAGGCGAAAGCGTAGGTAAAGGTGCTCAAGTAGAACTACCAGCTTATGATTTAGACTCACTTAAGAAAGGCGAAGCAGTAGGCGAAGGGACTCAGGTGGAACTGCCAGCCTACGATTTAGACTCACCTAAGAAAGGTGAAAGCGTAGATAAAGGTGCTCAAATAGAACTACCAGCTTATGATTTAGACTCACTTAAGAAAGGCGAAGCAGTAGGCGAAGGAACTCAAGTAGAATTGCCAACTTATGATTTGGATTTCTTTAAAAAAGGTGAAACAGTAAGTGAAAGTACTAAGTTAGAATTGCCAGCTTATGATTTAGACTCACTTAAGAAAGGTGAATCAGTAGGCGAAGGAACTCAATTAGAATTGCCAGCTTATGATTTAGATTTACTTAAGAAAGGCGAAGCAGTCGGCGAAGGAACTCAAGTAGAATTGCCAACTTATGATTTAAATTCACTTAAAATGGGTGAAAGCGTAGGCGATGGCACTAAATTAGAACTACCAGCTCATGATTTAGACTCACTTAAAAAGAATAAGACAGTAAGTGAAGATAGCGATTCTAACTTCTACATTAATGATTCAAAAAAGAGCCCAGAATCGACAATTGAAAAATTACCAGTTCAAAATAATAATTCAGTCATAAAACTAGATGCACTAGAGAATAAGCAAAATCATCAACCCAAAACTAATGATATTTCCGCTACATTATCAGCTTCAAAGTTGGAGATACCTGAAAAGAATCTAGAAATAAGCATGAATAACAAATTTACGGAGATAAGTAACCATAAAAATATTTCCTCTGGAATAAATAATAAGATGAATAATGGCTATGTAGCTTCAAATTCCAGAAATAATGCAAGCTTGCCACAGGCAGGAAGTAAAAACAATAGTACTATCTTAGTTTTGGCAGGTATTAGTAGCTTGTTTACTGCACTTGGATTGAGTATTTTTAAAAAGAAAACTAAATAG
- a CDS encoding NUDIX domain-containing protein has product MQELKLELQDTQWPKTNIDHDRQIVRAIVVDEQQNYYFVKVHRDDIFGTGTFIETSGGGVESGEDLITALKRELKEKLGANVNILCKIGTVSDYYNLIHWHNINNYFLCKINSFGEKHLTQAEIDDFHLLTLKLTYEEAVAAYGKQIDTKLGQLITNRELPILKHAKELINNSI; this is encoded by the coding sequence ATACAAGAATTAAAACTTGAACTGCAAGATACGCAGTGGCCTAAGACTAATATTGATCATGATCGGCAAATTGTTCGAGCTATTGTAGTAGATGAGCAACAGAACTATTATTTTGTAAAAGTTCATAGAGACGATATTTTTGGTACGGGCACTTTCATTGAAACATCTGGTGGTGGGGTTGAATCAGGCGAAGACCTAATAACAGCACTTAAAAGAGAGCTGAAAGAGAAATTAGGTGCCAACGTTAATATTCTTTGTAAAATCGGTACGGTAAGTGACTACTATAACTTAATTCATTGGCATAATATTAACAATTACTTTTTATGTAAAATAAATTCTTTTGGTGAAAAACACTTAACGCAAGCAGAAATTGATGATTTTCACTTATTGACTTTAAAATTAACCTATGAAGAAGCAGTTGCTGCATATGGAAAACAAATTGATACTAAGTTGGGACAATTGATTACCAATCGAGAATTACCAATTCTTAAGCATGCAAAAGAATTGATAAACAATAGTATATAA
- a CDS encoding PTS sugar transporter subunit IIB: protein MKTLMVVCGSGVATSTVVEGKIRDFLESKGVLDKVKLLKGNIAEQINNIDDYDAFVSTTVVPDDVKDKVISGLPLLTGMGADKVYDEILQKLDLN, encoded by the coding sequence ATGAAGACTTTAATGGTTGTTTGTGGTAGTGGAGTTGCTACATCTACAGTAGTAGAAGGTAAAATTCGTGATTTTTTAGAATCTAAAGGTGTTTTAGACAAGGTAAAATTGTTAAAAGGAAATATTGCGGAACAAATTAATAATATTGATGATTATGATGCTTTTGTAAGCACAACTGTAGTTCCTGATGATGTTAAAGATAAGGTGATCAGCGGTTTGCCACTTTTAACAGGTATGGGAGCAGATAAAGTTTATGATGAGATTTTACAGAAGTTAGATTTAAACTAA
- a CDS encoding PTS galactitol transporter subunit IIC: MNAISSGLQWFVNLGASVMLPILLFVFALILRIKPGKAFKAGLTVGIGFVGLNLVIELLTKNLGPASQAMVKNFGLHLSTLDIGWPAGSAVAYGTVLGSLAIPVGVITNIVLLLIGLTKTLDVDVWNYWHIAFTGSIVYAITNDFALGIFTMVVHIMIIYLLADMSAPYIQKQYGLPGISFPQGASDPGFLLALPLNWLMDRIPGMNKIKITPKTVQKRMGVFGEPSVMGLIIGIVIGILAKYSVAKVLQLGVITAAVLVLMPRMVSLLMEGLTPISEGANDFIKKRFPGRNLYIGMDSALAAGNETVLSSALILVPITLLIAVILPGNSTLPFGDLATIPYMIAIMAAVFGGDIFRTLIGGVVDVIITLYIASWVAPFVTASAKAAHFGLQGASSITVMSDGGVWTTWLIVGLGKLMTWGGIGLIGIVTLGFMIWFNKFHKAKNENTL; the protein is encoded by the coding sequence ATGAATGCGATTAGTTCAGGTTTGCAATGGTTTGTTAACCTTGGAGCTAGTGTTATGCTCCCGATACTTTTATTTGTTTTTGCGTTAATTTTACGGATAAAACCAGGTAAAGCTTTTAAAGCAGGCTTAACTGTTGGTATTGGATTTGTAGGACTGAATTTAGTAATTGAATTGCTAACAAAGAATTTAGGGCCTGCCTCACAAGCTATGGTTAAGAATTTTGGCTTACATCTTTCAACATTGGATATTGGTTGGCCAGCAGGCTCTGCTGTAGCATATGGTACGGTACTTGGAAGTTTAGCTATTCCAGTTGGAGTTATTACAAATATTGTTTTACTTTTAATTGGATTAACTAAGACATTAGATGTTGATGTTTGGAATTATTGGCATATAGCTTTTACCGGCTCGATTGTTTATGCAATTACAAATGATTTTGCACTCGGAATTTTTACCATGGTAGTGCATATCATGATTATTTATCTGCTAGCAGACATGTCGGCTCCATATATTCAAAAACAATATGGCTTACCCGGAATTTCATTTCCTCAGGGAGCTTCTGATCCAGGATTTTTACTAGCCTTACCATTAAATTGGCTAATGGATCGTATTCCTGGAATGAACAAGATTAAAATTACTCCTAAAACAGTTCAAAAAAGAATGGGGGTTTTCGGTGAACCTTCTGTTATGGGATTAATCATAGGGATTGTAATTGGGATTCTAGCAAAATATTCAGTAGCAAAAGTTCTTCAACTAGGAGTGATTACAGCTGCAGTTTTGGTTTTAATGCCGCGAATGGTGTCACTTTTAATGGAAGGCTTAACTCCAATTTCTGAAGGTGCAAATGATTTTATTAAGAAACGTTTCCCTGGTAGAAACTTATACATAGGGATGGATAGTGCTTTAGCTGCTGGTAATGAGACAGTTCTTTCCTCAGCTTTGATTTTAGTACCAATTACTTTGTTAATTGCAGTTATTTTACCAGGAAACAGTACCCTTCCATTTGGAGACTTAGCTACTATTCCATATATGATTGCTATTATGGCAGCTGTATTTGGTGGAGATATTTTTAGAACGCTTATTGGAGGAGTAGTAGATGTTATCATTACTTTATACATCGCTTCTTGGGTAGCTCCATTTGTCACAGCCTCAGCTAAAGCAGCACACTTTGGCTTACAAGGTGCTAGTTCAATCACAGTTATGAGTGATGGTGGTGTATGGACTACCTGGTTAATTGTTGGTCTTGGAAAGTTAATGACCTGGGGCGGAATTGGCTTAATTGGAATAGTAACGTTAGGTTTTATGATTTGGTTTAACAAATTCCATAAAGCGAAAAATGAAAATACGCTATAA
- a CDS encoding PTS sugar transporter subunit IIA: MLFDKKVVLFDKNPSTKTEALTELADELYKVGAVTKEYTPAILKRESSFPTGLMTQTMGVAIPHCDPDKVIVPQIGFMRLKESITFHQMGDNTEIPVNMIFMLALKQSDSQLTMLQKLMALFQNQEAMNALQSITSIDEFILVMKKNGIINLD; this comes from the coding sequence ATGCTTTTTGATAAAAAAGTTGTACTTTTTGACAAAAATCCTTCGACTAAAACTGAAGCATTGACTGAATTGGCCGATGAGTTATACAAAGTCGGAGCTGTAACTAAAGAGTACACACCGGCTATATTAAAACGCGAATCCAGCTTTCCAACAGGATTAATGACACAAACGATGGGAGTAGCCATTCCGCACTGTGATCCAGATAAAGTTATTGTTCCTCAGATTGGATTTATGCGTTTAAAAGAATCAATTACCTTTCATCAAATGGGAGACAATACTGAAATTCCAGTTAATATGATTTTTATGCTGGCTTTGAAGCAATCAGATAGTCAGCTTACTATGTTACAGAAATTAATGGCTCTCTTTCAAAATCAAGAGGCCATGAATGCTCTTCAAAGTATTACTTCAATTGATGAATTTATTTTAGTGATGAAGAAAAATGGCATTATTAATTTAGATTAA
- a CDS encoding PTS sugar transporter subunit IIA has protein sequence MKIKLVKLNNISNYEQWLQQTISSLDLSSGLSTNLLNLLHERDALGSVQISEHVIMPHIVTHEITESIVIVSQLNKPVSYFTSNGINIAIYIFSCPDDSSIISLVNCLVDEKIISSLQDPTLSSKELEKLFNLSVGEKDAF, from the coding sequence ATGAAAATAAAGTTAGTGAAACTAAATAATATTAGCAATTATGAACAATGGCTTCAGCAAACTATTTCCAGTCTTGATCTTTCATCTGGACTAAGCACTAATTTATTAAACTTACTCCATGAACGGGATGCTCTAGGAAGTGTGCAGATTTCTGAACATGTAATAATGCCCCACATAGTAACGCATGAAATTACTGAAAGCATAGTAATCGTGAGTCAATTGAATAAACCTGTTAGCTATTTTACTAGTAATGGTATCAATATTGCTATTTATATATTTTCATGCCCTGATGATAGTTCAATCATATCGCTAGTTAATTGTTTAGTAGATGAGAAGATAATTAGCAGTCTTCAAGACCCTACATTATCTTCTAAAGAATTAGAAAAATTATTTAATTTAAGTGTAGGAGAAAAAGATGCTTTTTGA
- a CDS encoding BglG family transcription antiterminator, with amino-acid sequence MVINILSNRSEWTFYFLSSVQFNFTISDLYILIKRFRRGKTVQYKDKINIGNKYHHLKEHNSIFWKVSNDVIHNTADYVHREIPTAEIYYLLEYLISMRYNHDFAIDDKISADSKRLANYYIAGFNLDVNNPKTKALKSDLISHIRPMYNRLNNHIIIANKLLDDIKSEYRETFSKLKTLSSKAYSNKYLPWKISDDEIGFLTLYFAKYFEETNFTKKAIVMCASGIGTSKLLYAKIHRNFPDLDLIGTISKNEYEKNSTQYADLDLIISTIPVLPQNNEQVILSSAMFNTQDKNRLSRYLNENKVSETK; translated from the coding sequence GTGGTTATTAACATTCTATCAAACAGGTCCGAATGGACTTTTTATTTTTTATCAAGTGTTCAATTTAATTTTACAATCAGCGATTTATATATTTTAATCAAAAGATTTAGAAGAGGAAAAACAGTTCAGTATAAAGACAAAATAAACATTGGAAATAAATATCATCACTTAAAAGAACATAATTCTATTTTTTGGAAAGTTAGTAATGACGTAATTCATAATACTGCTGATTATGTTCACCGAGAAATACCTACTGCCGAAATCTACTATTTATTAGAGTATCTTATCTCTATGCGTTACAATCATGATTTTGCCATTGATGATAAGATTTCTGCAGATTCAAAACGTCTAGCTAATTATTACATTGCAGGTTTTAACTTAGATGTGAATAATCCAAAAACAAAAGCTTTAAAAAGTGATTTGATTAGTCATATTCGTCCAATGTATAACCGTCTAAATAATCACATTATAATTGCTAACAAATTACTTGATGATATAAAAAGCGAATATAGAGAAACATTTAGTAAATTAAAGACCTTAAGCTCTAAAGCTTATAGCAATAAATATTTACCATGGAAAATTAGTGATGATGAAATTGGTTTTCTAACTTTGTATTTCGCTAAATACTTTGAAGAAACTAACTTTACAAAAAAAGCTATCGTAATGTGTGCTAGTGGGATAGGCACTTCAAAACTACTATATGCAAAGATTCATCGAAATTTTCCCGATTTAGATTTAATAGGAACTATTTCTAAAAATGAGTATGAAAAAAATTCTACTCAATACGCTGATCTTGACCTTATTATTTCAACCATTCCTGTCCTTCCTCAAAATAATGAACAGGTTATTCTTTCCAGTGCTATGTTCAATACTCAGGATAAAAATAGATTGAGTAGGTATTTGAATGAAAATAAAGTTAGTGAAACTAAATAA
- a CDS encoding IS30-like element ISLjo1 family transposase: protein MDSLHSTMNQHVKGKHLSFEERVIIQLRLKDGYSLRAIARELNCSPSTISYEVKRGTVKLYHGKVKKYKATQGHDAYKAHRKNCGRKSDFLRKAQFMRYVHKHFFKDGWSLDVCSNRATAVGEFASSDVVCTKTLYNYVDQGLLGIYNYDLPEKLKRNTKLHRIRKNKKKLGRSIEERPKEINKRNEFGHWECDLVLGHKSKDDEVLLTLSERMSREFLILRIPDKTSVSVMQAFKELQRQYSEHWNDIFKTITTDNGSEFADLSNLEKVSNTLVYYAHPYTSCDKGTVERHNGLIRRFIPKGEAIANYSLQDIINIETWCNSLPRKILAYHTPDEIFERELDLIYQAA, encoded by the coding sequence ATGGACTCTTTACATTCTACCATGAACCAGCACGTTAAAGGCAAGCATTTATCATTTGAAGAGCGAGTTATTATTCAATTGCGTTTGAAAGATGGCTATTCTTTGCGTGCAATTGCCCGTGAACTTAACTGTTCTCCTTCTACTATCAGCTATGAGGTTAAGCGTGGCACTGTAAAACTGTATCATGGTAAAGTCAAAAAATATAAGGCTACTCAAGGGCATGATGCATATAAAGCTCATCGTAAAAATTGTGGGCGCAAATCAGACTTTCTCAGGAAAGCTCAATTCATGCGCTATGTCCACAAGCATTTTTTTAAAGATGGCTGGTCGCTTGATGTGTGCAGTAATCGTGCTACTGCTGTTGGCGAATTCGCTAGCAGCGATGTTGTCTGCACCAAAACTCTTTATAATTACGTTGATCAAGGCTTATTAGGAATTTATAATTACGACTTGCCAGAGAAGCTTAAACGCAATACTAAGCTTCATCGTATTCGCAAAAATAAGAAAAAACTTGGCAGAAGCATTGAAGAACGTCCTAAAGAGATCAATAAACGTAATGAATTCGGTCATTGGGAATGCGATTTAGTTCTCGGACATAAGAGCAAAGATGATGAGGTACTGCTAACCTTATCTGAGCGTATGAGTCGTGAGTTTTTAATTCTTCGTATTCCTGACAAGACTTCTGTCAGTGTCATGCAGGCCTTTAAAGAACTCCAAAGGCAATACAGCGAACATTGGAATGATATTTTTAAAACCATTACCACTGATAATGGCTCAGAGTTTGCAGATCTTTCCAACCTAGAAAAAGTATCCAATACACTGGTTTACTATGCCCATCCTTACACTTCTTGTGATAAGGGAACAGTTGAAAGACACAATGGTCTTATTCGCAGATTCATTCCTAAGGGAGAAGCAATAGCTAACTATTCTTTACAAGACATCATTAATATTGAAACCTGGTGCAATTCTTTGCCAAGAAAGATACTGGCCTATCATACACCAGATGAAATCTTTGAAAGAGAATTAGATCTAATCTATCAAGCAGCTTAA
- a CDS encoding HTH domain-containing protein: MMSKNSSKIISILVKSGRFMTSQELAQIIGVSSKTIYRAVNKINQTYDFPIIKSERGKGYLLDYEKYLELSDGFHEKPHLMIQSPLERRNEIIIKLLFSAPLSVNVKDVYASYYVSTELIRQDLLTISELLKKYSLKLAHEGNYVVIKGEEENIRRAINNALIQSKAMNMESISDLANEFEDLSSYDNQFLTTQIEWIQKSLHTTVPYPYNVNIFSHLYIFANCNNKLNTFS, from the coding sequence ATGATGTCTAAAAATAGCAGTAAAATTATTAGCATTTTAGTAAAGTCTGGACGTTTTATGACGTCACAAGAATTGGCCCAAATTATTGGTGTTTCATCTAAAACCATTTATCGAGCAGTGAATAAAATAAACCAAACTTACGACTTTCCGATTATTAAATCTGAAAGAGGGAAAGGATATCTTTTGGATTATGAAAAGTATCTGGAGCTAAGTGATGGTTTTCACGAAAAGCCCCACTTAATGATTCAGTCACCTTTGGAAAGACGAAATGAAATAATCATTAAATTGCTTTTTAGTGCACCATTGTCGGTTAATGTCAAAGACGTTTATGCTTCATATTATGTAAGTACCGAGTTGATTCGCCAAGATTTACTTACAATCAGCGAATTATTAAAAAAATATAGCTTAAAATTAGCCCATGAAGGTAATTACGTAGTTATAAAAGGTGAAGAAGAAAATATACGTAGAGCAATTAATAATGCACTTATTCAAAGTAAAGCAATGAATATGGAAAGTATCAGTGATTTGGCAAATGAATTTGAAGATTTGAGTAGCTATGATAATCAATTTTTAACTACACAAATTGAATGGATTCAAAAATCACTTCATACTACTGTTCCTTATCCCTATAATGTAAATATTTTTTCTCATTTATATATTTTCGCAAATTGCAATAATAAATTGAACACTTTTAGTTAA
- a CDS encoding DUF7010 family protein, producing MKQLDQYRLDCAQKQKRGLHFILASVVIWCAMTVIYFSGLPILTKNLFAFICTGMLLPLSFLISKIINVDFQNKDNPLSNLGLLFSLNQLLYLLIAMWIYPTIPEKMIMVLAIIFGAHLMPFSWLYRSKVYFVLSIIIPFFALIIGLNFDPAILSMSMVGVEIIFCVLLSIENRRLNSWIADYN from the coding sequence ATGAAACAACTCGATCAATATAGACTAGATTGTGCTCAAAAGCAAAAAAGAGGTCTACATTTTATTTTGGCTTCAGTAGTTATTTGGTGTGCAATGACGGTAATTTATTTTTCTGGATTGCCAATTCTTACTAAGAATCTTTTTGCCTTTATTTGTACGGGGATGTTATTACCACTATCATTTTTAATTTCAAAAATAATTAATGTGGATTTTCAAAATAAAGATAATCCTTTGTCCAATTTAGGCCTTCTTTTCTCACTAAATCAATTGCTTTATTTATTAATTGCAATGTGGATTTATCCTACAATTCCTGAAAAGATGATTATGGTATTGGCAATTATTTTTGGTGCGCATTTAATGCCGTTTAGCTGGTTATATAGATCAAAAGTATATTTTGTTTTATCAATTATTATTCCATTTTTTGCATTAATCATTGGACTTAATTTTGATCCTGCTATTTTGTCAATGAGTATGGTAGGGGTTGAAATTATCTTTTGCGTACTTTTAAGTATAGAAAATCGAAGGCTGAATTCTTGGATTGCTGATTACAATTAG